In uncultured Methanobrevibacter sp., the DNA window ATGCATACAACTCATGACATTCCGCATATTCTAGGGCTTTTAGAAGAGCATGAACATAAACATGAACATTCTCACGGACATGGCCACGGTCATGACCACACTCATGACCTGACTCCTGTGGAGTTTGACGGAGAAATATTATATCAGGAACCTATTAAAGCGGATGATATATTAATAGATATTCTGATTGCAATGATAAACGAAGCACAATAAGCTTCGTATATTTTTTTGAAAAATTTTTTTTTCAAGATAACTTAAACGATTTTAACTTAAAACTTATAATGGATGATAAAATATGTCTGATAAAAAAACTGGAATTTTACTTTTAAGCCACGGATCAAGATTGGACGATGGAGAGGAAGTAATTAAAGCTTATAAAGAAATGTATACTGAAGAGTTTCCGGAAATGCCTGTAGAATATGGATTTATGGAAATTAGAAAACCGGGAATTCCAGAAACAATCAATAAATTAACTTCAGAAAATGATTTGGATAAGATTATTGTTGTACCGGTGTTTGTAGCTCATGGTCTTCACACAAAAAGAGACATACCTGAACTACTTGGTATTGAAAGTGATTTTGATGAAGAAGCAGTTTCAGGTCATCATCATCACCATCATCACGACCATGGCCACGATCACGGACATCATCATCACCATCATCACGACCATGATGATGAAGAATTTGAATTTGATGGTGAAATCGTATTGACTGATCCTTTAGGAATTGATACACGTTTATACGAAATTATTAAAGACAGAGTTTCAGATGCATTATAATTCTGAAACCTTTTTACTATTTTTTTAACATTAACGATTGGCATTTTCTTTTTCAAACTCTAAATAAATAATTTTCAAATAACTATATTTATTTTAAAATCAATAGTAATATTCATGAGCTTAAAAGTCTCTGATATTGGTGAAAAAGAATTAATTAGATATATCATTGCTAATTCTAGGAGTATTACTCCTGATGATACTGCCATTACCAAATTAAATTCTACAAATCTGATTTCAACCTGTGATATGCTAATTCAATCCAGACATTTTCCCGAAAACATGTCTTATTTTAATATGGGTTTTAAAGCTGTTACTGTTAATGTAAGTGATCTTGCAGCAATGGGGGCCGAACCTTTAGGATTTCTTCTGGCTATTGCACTTCCTAAAGATTTAAAATTGGATTCATTTAAAGAAATTATTGAAGGTGTATTGAATGCCTGTAATTACTATCAAATTCCTCTTATAGGTGGGGATACCAATGAAGCATCTGAAATTATTATTTCGGGGACTGCTTTGGGAATTACTGATAAGCCATTGATGAAAGACACCTACAATATCGGTGATTTAATAGCTGTTACGGGCGATATTGGACTGGCGGCATTGGGTTTTGAATTGGATTCTTTTGATAATATTTATATAAAACAGGCTTTAAAGCCAGAAGCCCGCATAAAAGAAGGTTTGATTTTAAGGGATTTTGCCACATCAGCCACAGACATTACAGACGGGCTTGCCAGTGAATTGTATGAGATTAAAAAAGATGGTTTTGGATTCATGATTCATGAGGAGCTTTTGGGAATTTCTGATGAATATAAATCCTTAGCTGAAAAATTTAATTTAAATTATCTGGATTTGGTTTTGCATGTCGGTGAAGACTTTGAGCTATTGTTTACAATATCCGGAGATGATTTAGAAAAATTGCCTATTGATTATAAGGTGATTGGAGAGGTTACAGATTCGGATGTCATTGAATTAACGCTTGAAAATGGATTTGTAGAAAGAATTGAAAATAAGGGCTATGAGCATTATGTTAGTGAGTAGAGAATTATACAAAAAAAGTTCCAAGACACAAAAAATCAGATGTGAAATCTGTGCAAACTATTGTAAAATAGCTGATGGTAATGTCGGAATATGCAAACAGTATAAAAACATTAACGGTGAGCTATTTGATGAATCATATGGTATTGTTTCATCATTAAGTCCTGATCCGGTTGAAAAGAAGCCTTTAAATAAATTTTTACCAGGCACATTTACATACTCCATTGGCGGTTTTGGGTGTAACATGACATGTTTGCACTGCCAGAACTATATGATATCTCACGAATATGATAAAAATTCAAGAGGTATTAAAATAACGCCGGAAGCTATTGTGGAAAATGCAATTAAATATAATTGTAAGTCAATTGCTTGGACCTATAATGAACCTACTATACACTTGCCTTTCAGCAAAAAAACTTCGCTTCTTGCAAAGCGTGAAAACTTGAATGTAATATATGTCAGTAACGGTTACTATTCAGACAAATCCATTGAAGAGGTTTTGACTTTTGTGGATGCATTCAACATAGACTTGAAATCCATGTCCAAGGATTTTTACAAAAAGGTCTGTGGAGCTGATTTGGACATTGTTTTGGATAATCTTAGAAGAATTTATCTTGAAGGAAAACACTTGGAGATAACAAATCTGATTATTAATGATTATAACGATTCAATTGATGAAATTACTGAATTGTGTGATTTTGTTGTTGGTGAATTAGGTCCTGAAGTTCCACTTCATTTTTCAAGGGCATTTCCTTACTATAAAATGGATGACATATCCCCAACACGGCCAGAAATTCTGTTTAAAGCACGTGAAATTGCTTTAGAAAAAGGAATTGAGAATGTTTATTTGGGCAATATTTAGGTGATGGTTAGGTGATTGAATTTCACCCAGATAAATATTGTCTATTTTCAAAAAATGTCACAAATTAAAATTCCAGTTCACTGAAATCGTTTTCATTAACTCCTCGCCTTGAAAACTATAACATATTTTTGATTCATATTCAATATTATCAAAAATGCTATTATCTTATAATAAGCTTATTAATTGCTTGTTATAAGTGACTGCTAAAAAATAATGGAGTCTAAAAGCATTTCAACCATCATCCGCCTCATAGGAGGAAACTTGAATAGGAATTTAAAGGGTTTCAAATTAATTTCTCCAATTTTTTTAAAAATTTTTATGAGTTCCAGTACTCATTATTTATTACTTTTTTATATAAAGTATTACTTTTTATTTAATTATTAATATTTAAATATTATGAAAAATAAGAATTAACTATTGGAATTTATTGGAATTCAAATTTAGTTTTCCAATATTAATAATTGTTAGGGTTTTTTTAACCCTACTTTTATTAAAATAGCTTTTTTTAGAAGAAAATTCATTGTATTAATGTATTTTAAATTTTAAAAACAGAATATAAAAAAAGAAAAAAATTTAAAAATCAATAGATTGATCTCTTTTTATTTGGTGTCCATTCCATGCTTGCACACTGGTCCATTCTGCAGGTTCGGAAGTCCAAAATGCATCGCTGGCATCTAAACCTAATGGTAGGAACACTGTACAGCAGAAATAAAGACTGCCTGTGTTGATATCACTTTCTGAAATATCAGTTTGTGAACCATTTAATCCAAGAAGCAACCATCCGTTGTTTGAAAAGTTTTGGTTTTCACTGAATTGTTTTTTCAAAACGGCTGTTAGAGCGCATCTAACCTGTGCAGGATTAATATTTCTTGGTAATATTTTTAATAAAGCTGCTTGTGATAGTAAATGGAAAACACCGCAACGATATGATAGACAACTTCCTATCAGAGGATAAGTAGCATCAGGTGCGATTGTTCTTTCCAGCTGTGATGATAATCTTGATGATCTCATCAATTGAACGTCAAGAAATTCGCCTTCTGCAATTCCATATTTTCTCATTACTTTTAAAATATCGTTTAACATAGGATGAATTACCATACTGTTGAAGTAATCAGAAGTAAAAACTTCTCCGTCAGAGTAAATTCCATCTCCCCTATAGAAATCATCTCTGAATCTGCTAATACCATAACTTAAACGCTCTTTATCACATTCTCCTGTAAATTCCAAAAGAGCAGCTTCAATCATGGATGTAAATAACAACCAGTGATTTTCGTATGGTGCAATAACTCTTGTATTTTTGAGTTCACGGATAATTCTTGCCTGATCATCCATTTGTAAATTAAGCCAAATTTGATTTTTGGCTCTTAATAATCCTTGAGCAAATAAAGCGACATCAACTAAAGATTGTTTTGGTTCAACTACAAATATATAGTCGTTATTGTTAGGATTAACTGCATTGGAGATAGCTCTTTTTGTCATGCGAATGTATTTTTCACGGACGATTCCTTCTTCAGAGTTATCGGCTCCTAACTCTAACCATGGTGCAATTCCATTAAACACACGTGCAAAAGCTTCAAGATATGAAAATTTTTGACCTTCGAGACTAGGGGACTCATAAGGCATATTCTTCCTTAATGAACTTTTTGCAAGGTTATTCAAAACAGGATATGCTATTTTTTGTAAAGTTGAAACCCAGAAAACCCTGTCACTTAAAGAAAACTCTTGTTCTTCAATAACAGGTTCTTCTTTTTTTCTTAGTTTATTCAAAAATGATGCCATAATAATAATTTAGAATACATAATATATAAATTTAAGATATTTGAAAAATGAATTTTTTTTAAAATAAAACGAACTTATATATTTTATAAAATACATATAATTATCATTATTAAGAGGTTGATAATATGCCAACAATGTCAGAGAAAATATTAGCTAGAGCATCTGGTAAAGATACAGTTGAAGCTGGAGACATAGTTATAGCAAATATTGATGTAGCGATGACACATGATTTAACCGGACCTCTTTCAGTAGAATCCTTTGAAAAAATTGGAGCTGAAAAAGTTTGGGATTCGTCAAAAATAGTAATTCCATTTGATCATCAGGTTCCAGCAGATTCAATTGATTCGGCGAATAATCATATTATTATGAGAGATTTTGTTGAAAAACATAATATTGAGAACTTTTATGATGTTAATGCTGGTGTTTGCCATCAGATACTTCCGGAATTAGGTCATGTCGTGCCTGGAGAAGTAATTGTGGGTGCTGATTCACATACTTGTACTCATGGAGCTTTAGGTGCATTTTCTACAGGTATTGGTTCAACAGATATGGCCATGGTATTTGCTGAAGGTAATTTGTGGTTTAAAGTACCTGAAACAAACAGGTTTGAAATCACAGGCAATTTGAAGGAAAATGTTTATGCAAAAGATGTTATCCTACATATAATTGGCCGGATGGGAGCCGATGGTTCAACATACAAGGCATGTGAATTCGCTGGAGATACTGTTAGTGACATGAGCATTTCTGACAGAATGGTTTTATGTAATATGGCCATTGAAATGGGTGGAAAAACAGGATTGGTAGAAGTGGATCAAAAAACCATTGATTATGTTGAAAGCCGCTCGGATAAGCCATATAAAATCTATAAAACAGATTTGGATTCACCATCTCTTAATATAATTGATGTTGATGTTAGTGACTTGGAGCCCCAAGTGGCTTGTCCGCATAATGTTGATAATGTAAAGCCTGTAAGTGAAGTTGACCAAGAGTTAGACCAGGTATTTTTGGGGTCCTGTACAAATGGAAGGCTAAGCGATTTAAGGGATGCTGCAAAAATACTTAAAGGCAATAAAGTAGCTAAAGGCACTAGAATGCTGGTTATTCCTGCATCCAGGGAAGTTTACTCAAAAGCTCTTGATGAAGGTTTAATTAGAATATTTGTTGATGCAGGAGCACTTGTATCTGCTCCTTGCTGCGGTCCGTGTCTTGGAGGACATACTGGTATAATAGGTCCTGGAGAAGTAAGCCTTTCTACTTCAAATAGAAACTTTAAAGGAAGACAAGGTTCACCTGACGGAAAAGTATACTTATCCTCAGCAGCTGTTGCGGCAGCTTCAGCCATTGAAGGAAAAATTGTAGCGCCGGAGTGATATTGTGAAAGGAACTGCATGGAAATTTGGAAACGATATTGATACGGATATTATTGTTCCTGGAAGATATTTGATTTATACAGATGAAGAAAGATTGGCCGAACACTGTATGGAAGGTTTGGACGCTGATTTCAATAATAAATGCAAAAAAGGGGATTTCATTGTAGCCGGAAGGAATTTTGGTTGCGGTTCATCTCGTGAGCATGCACCTATTGCACTTAAAGGCGTTGGCATTTCAGCAGTAATAGCAGAATCTTTTGCCAGAATATTCTATAGAAATGCTACAAATGTTGGTGTTCCGCTTTTGGAAGCTCCAGGAATTACAGAACTTGTTGAAAACGCTGAAGAAATTGAAGTTGATATGGAAAAAGGAATAATAACTAATGCAAATGGAGAATCAATAACATTTAAAAAATTGCCTCCATTCATGTTAGAAATATTAGAGCAAGGTGGTTTAATTGAATACCTCAAAAACAAAAGATAAATATCAGATTGCCATTGTTCCAGGTGATGGAATAGGAAAGGAAGTAATGGAAGCTACAATCTTTGTTCTTGATAGTTTAGGTATTGATTTTGATTATGTTTATGGTGATGCAGGCGATGAATGTCTTGAAAAAACTGGAACAGCTCTTCCAGGTGAAACTTTAGACATTATTCGCAATGCTGATGCCTGTTTATTTGGTGCAGCTGGAGAGACTGCAGCTGATGTTATTGTAAAAATACGTCAGGAAATGAAAATGTTTGCAAATTTAAGGCCTGTAAAAGCATATCCAAATACAGATTCATTGTCTGATGACATTGATTTTATGATTGTCCGTGAAAATACTGAGGGTATGTATATAGCAGATGAAGAGGAATTCACTGATGAAGGGGCTGTTGCAAGACGTATAATTACAAGAAATGCTGAAGAGCGCATTATTGATTATGCGTTTAATTATGCAGTTGAAAACAATAAATCCAAAGTTACAGCTGTTCATAAAGCTAATGTATTAAAGAAAAGTGACGGTTTGTTTAAGGAAATTTTCTATGAAGTTGCTCAAAACTATCCGGATATTGCAACAGAGGACTTTTATGTAGATGCAACAGCAATGTATCTCATTACACAACCTGAAAGCTTTGAAGTCATTGTAACCACAAATCTCTTTGGTGACATATTGTCAGATGAAGGTGCAGGTCTTGTAGGAGGGCTTGGTTTAATTCCTTCTGCAAATATTGGTGAGGATGCAGCATTGTTTGAACCTGTACACGGTTCAGCACCGGATATTGCAGGAAAAGGCATTGCAAATCCGATTGCAATGATGTTGTCATCTGTAATGATGCTTAGATACATTGGTGAAATTGAAGCTGCAGACAAATTTGATGCAGCTATTTTAAAAGTATTAAATGATGCTAATGTTTTAACCGGTGATTTGGGAGGTAATGCTTCCACTATGGAAGTAGCTCAAGCGGTTAAAAATAATTTATAAAAATTAAAGGAGAAAAAATATGAATTTCAAAAAATTAACTAGAATGCAATTGGCAGCACTTTTTATCATATTCATTATGGTAGTTAGTGGGGTCGCAGGATTCCTTCTCATTATATTTAGTGGTGGAGCATAAAATTAAGAGGTAGATAAAATGGTAAAATATGAAATTGCAGCAGTTGTTGCAGAATTTAATTATGATATAACTCAGATGATGTTAGAATTAGCTAAAGCTGAAGCTAAAAATAGAGATTGTGAAATTACAAAAGTAGTAGCTGTACCTGGCGTATTTGATATGCCTCTTGTAATTAAAAAATTATTACAAAAAGGCGAATATGATGCATTAATTACTTTAGGCGCTGTTATTGAAGGTGCAACAGACCACGATCAAATTGTAGCACAACATGCTTCCCGTAAAATCGCTGATTTAGCACTTGAATATGATACTCCAGTTGCACTTGGAATTACTGGTCCGGGAATGACTAGAATGGATGCTCACAGACGTGTTAAAAACGCAAAAAGCGCTGTTGAAGCAGCTATTAAAATGTGCGACAGATTAAAAGAAATTTAGATGGTTATATGGAAATTTTAAAACCAAATGAATTAAGGGAAAAATTTCAGGACCCTTGGATTGCACCATACGAAAAGGTATTGACTATGGTTGATGGGGATAAAGTGGAACTTGTAGAGTACCATCCATGCATTTCAGGGTCTCATTGGTTGTTAAATCAATACAGAAACAATTCCGAGTTAATAGATTCAGCTTATCGTGATGGAAACAAGCATGTTTACTCATGTCATGTTGGAAGTGCACCATTGGACTTAAAAGCTAGTTTTAATGCTGCGGGAATCGATGAAATTGTCATTGACGGCGATGAAGTTAAAGTTACTCACGCAGGTCTTGCAGGTGCTGGCGTTGGAGCTGGAATGTGCAGAGGAATGGGTGAAGGAGTAAAATACGTTGAGCTTATTGAAGTTGGCGGAGGCTCAAAAGAAGGTAAAGCTACTGTTGTAACTCCTAAACTTGAAAAAGTTGTTATTGGTGTTGATGATACTGATACTAAAGATGCTGGAGCTACATGGACAATGGCCCATAATTTAGGTGTTGAACTTGCAAGTGAAGGTTTTGAATACTTGGATCATATCATTGTGCAACTTTATCCGCATAATCCTCACAAAACTCAAAATTGTGTTTCTATTGCATTGACATTTGCAGTTGAAGAAT includes these proteins:
- the ribH gene encoding 6,7-dimethyl-8-ribityllumazine synthase — its product is MVKYEIAAVVAEFNYDITQMMLELAKAEAKNRDCEITKVVAVPGVFDMPLVIKKLLQKGEYDALITLGAVIEGATDHDQIVAQHASRKIADLALEYDTPVALGITGPGMTRMDAHRRVKNAKSAVEAAIKMCDRLKEI
- the cfbA gene encoding sirohydrochlorin nickelochelatase translates to MSDKKTGILLLSHGSRLDDGEEVIKAYKEMYTEEFPEMPVEYGFMEIRKPGIPETINKLTSENDLDKIIVVPVFVAHGLHTKRDIPELLGIESDFDEEAVSGHHHHHHHDHGHDHGHHHHHHHDHDDEEFEFDGEIVLTDPLGIDTRLYEIIKDRVSDAL
- a CDS encoding 3-isopropylmalate dehydratase small subunit produces the protein MKGTAWKFGNDIDTDIIVPGRYLIYTDEERLAEHCMEGLDADFNNKCKKGDFIVAGRNFGCGSSREHAPIALKGVGISAVIAESFARIFYRNATNVGVPLLEAPGITELVENAEEIEVDMEKGIITNANGESITFKKLPPFMLEILEQGGLIEYLKNKR
- the hacA gene encoding homoaconitase large subunit — translated: MPTMSEKILARASGKDTVEAGDIVIANIDVAMTHDLTGPLSVESFEKIGAEKVWDSSKIVIPFDHQVPADSIDSANNHIIMRDFVEKHNIENFYDVNAGVCHQILPELGHVVPGEVIVGADSHTCTHGALGAFSTGIGSTDMAMVFAEGNLWFKVPETNRFEITGNLKENVYAKDVILHIIGRMGADGSTYKACEFAGDTVSDMSISDRMVLCNMAIEMGGKTGLVEVDQKTIDYVESRSDKPYKIYKTDLDSPSLNIIDVDVSDLEPQVACPHNVDNVKPVSEVDQELDQVFLGSCTNGRLSDLRDAAKILKGNKVAKGTRMLVIPASREVYSKALDEGLIRIFVDAGALVSAPCCGPCLGGHTGIIGPGEVSLSTSNRNFKGRQGSPDGKVYLSSAAVAAASAIEGKIVAPE
- the mmp11 gene encoding methanogenesis marker protein 11, producing MEILKPNELREKFQDPWIAPYEKVLTMVDGDKVELVEYHPCISGSHWLLNQYRNNSELIDSAYRDGNKHVYSCHVGSAPLDLKASFNAAGIDEIVIDGDEVKVTHAGLAGAGVGAGMCRGMGEGVKYVELIEVGGGSKEGKATVVTPKLEKVVIGVDDTDTKDAGATWTMAHNLGVELASEGFEYLDHIIVQLYPHNPHKTQNCVSIALTFAVEESKKEDLINRVIEILKRDTLSDKTAIAVLEGLDIPQKLREYSIDTKSGMMDVETAEKVAKELDIPLIAVTGEQGKVGALAALGLYDDVEEAVKAYDKK
- a CDS encoding isocitrate/isopropylmalate family dehydrogenase, whose amino-acid sequence is MNTSKTKDKYQIAIVPGDGIGKEVMEATIFVLDSLGIDFDYVYGDAGDECLEKTGTALPGETLDIIRNADACLFGAAGETAADVIVKIRQEMKMFANLRPVKAYPNTDSLSDDIDFMIVRENTEGMYIADEEEFTDEGAVARRIITRNAEERIIDYAFNYAVENNKSKVTAVHKANVLKKSDGLFKEIFYEVAQNYPDIATEDFYVDATAMYLITQPESFEVIVTTNLFGDILSDEGAGLVGGLGLIPSANIGEDAALFEPVHGSAPDIAGKGIANPIAMMLSSVMMLRYIGEIEAADKFDAAILKVLNDANVLTGDLGGNASTMEVAQAVKNNL
- a CDS encoding DUF2264 domain-containing protein, with amino-acid sequence MASFLNKLRKKEEPVIEEQEFSLSDRVFWVSTLQKIAYPVLNNLAKSSLRKNMPYESPSLEGQKFSYLEAFARVFNGIAPWLELGADNSEEGIVREKYIRMTKRAISNAVNPNNNDYIFVVEPKQSLVDVALFAQGLLRAKNQIWLNLQMDDQARIIRELKNTRVIAPYENHWLLFTSMIEAALLEFTGECDKERLSYGISRFRDDFYRGDGIYSDGEVFTSDYFNSMVIHPMLNDILKVMRKYGIAEGEFLDVQLMRSSRLSSQLERTIAPDATYPLIGSCLSYRCGVFHLLSQAALLKILPRNINPAQVRCALTAVLKKQFSENQNFSNNGWLLLGLNGSQTDISESDINTGSLYFCCTVFLPLGLDASDAFWTSEPAEWTSVQAWNGHQIKRDQSIDF
- the thiL gene encoding thiamine-phosphate kinase, whose protein sequence is MSLKVSDIGEKELIRYIIANSRSITPDDTAITKLNSTNLISTCDMLIQSRHFPENMSYFNMGFKAVTVNVSDLAAMGAEPLGFLLAIALPKDLKLDSFKEIIEGVLNACNYYQIPLIGGDTNEASEIIISGTALGITDKPLMKDTYNIGDLIAVTGDIGLAALGFELDSFDNIYIKQALKPEARIKEGLILRDFATSATDITDGLASELYEIKKDGFGFMIHEELLGISDEYKSLAEKFNLNYLDLVLHVGEDFELLFTISGDDLEKLPIDYKVIGEVTDSDVIELTLENGFVERIENKGYEHYVSE
- the amrS gene encoding AmmeMemoRadiSam system radical SAM enzyme encodes the protein MLVSRELYKKSSKTQKIRCEICANYCKIADGNVGICKQYKNINGELFDESYGIVSSLSPDPVEKKPLNKFLPGTFTYSIGGFGCNMTCLHCQNYMISHEYDKNSRGIKITPEAIVENAIKYNCKSIAWTYNEPTIHLPFSKKTSLLAKRENLNVIYVSNGYYSDKSIEEVLTFVDAFNIDLKSMSKDFYKKVCGADLDIVLDNLRRIYLEGKHLEITNLIINDYNDSIDEITELCDFVVGELGPEVPLHFSRAFPYYKMDDISPTRPEILFKAREIALEKGIENVYLGNI